In a single window of the Coregonus clupeaformis isolate EN_2021a chromosome 10, ASM2061545v1, whole genome shotgun sequence genome:
- the LOC121575824 gene encoding nerve growth factor-like: protein MRSSMLVLLLVVSAQAVATMGGDFCPPASAQQQGPAPNRTPNSTPTVDPKLFTKRRYRSPRVLFSAQPPDTEPTGRQGSGASRARRMVGQPQHRGVYSVCESVSVWVGNKTKATDISNNEVEVLPDVNINNVKKKQYFFETTCRGARAGSSGCLGIDGRHWNSYCTNSHTFVRALTSFKDLVAWRLIRIDVACVCVLSRKSWRQ from the coding sequence ATGAGGTCGTCCATGCTGGTCCTGCTCCTCGTGGTCAGTGCCCAGGCCGTGGCCACCATGGGAGGGGACTTCTGCCCCCCGGCCTCCGCTCAGCAGCAGGGCCCTGCCCCTAACAGGACCCCTAACTCTACCCCCACCGTGGACCCAAAACTCTTCACCAAGCGTCGCTACCGCTCACCCCGCGTTCTCTTCAGTGCGCAGCCGCCCGACACGGAGCCCACAGGACGCCAGGGGTCAGGGGCCAGCAGGGCAAGGCGCATGGTAGGTCAGCCACAGCACCGGGGGGTGTactctgtgtgtgagagtgtcagcGTCTGGGTGGGCAACAAGACCAAGGCCACGGATATATCGAACAACGAGGTGGAGGTGCTCCCGGACGTCAACATTAACAACGTCAAGAAGAAGCAGTACTTCTTTGAGACCACGTGCCGCGGCGCCCGGGCGGGCAGCTCTGGCTGCCTGGGTATCGACGGGCGACACTGGAACTCCTACTGCACCAACTCGCACACATTCGTGCGGGCGCTGACTTCCTTTAAGGATCTGGTGGCCTGGAGACTGATCCGCATCGACGTGGCCTGTGTATGTGTGCTCAGCCGAAAGTCCTGGCGACAGTGA